Part of the Imperialibacter roseus genome, TATTGTGCTGGCACTCACGCTGGCCCAAACTATGCTAGGGCGGATTGGTAACTGGACGGGCATAGAAATCCACTCCACCCTGATTGCCGAGCCGATGTTTTGGGTTTGGGTAGTGTTGTTTTGGCTAACTGTCTCATTTTTTGCCGGGTTTTATCCAGCCTTTATATTGTCGGGCTACAGGCCCGCCAGGGTGCTGGGTGGAAGGTTTAGCACCGATAGTCGGGGGGTTTTTCTGCGCAGGTCACTGGTGATTTTTCAATTTGCTGTATCCGCTCTGCTCATAGCTGGTACTATCACAGTATACAGGCAGATCGGCTATATGCGCAGCCAGGATTTGGGGATTAATATCAACGATGTTGTTGTGTTAAAGTCACCTCCGTCTGCCTTGAGCAGTGTAGAGTTCAACAAGAAGGTCAACTATTTTAAAACGGAGCTGCTTAGAAATCCGCAGTTTTCGGCGATGACGACAGCCAGCACCATGCCGGGGCATAAAATTGGCTGGACGTCAACGAAAGTGAGGAGAAAAGGTGAGGCCGAAGGCGAGGGAGCATCGTTTAGTTTGATTGCTTGCGACAAAGATTACCCGGCAGCGCTGTCGATTAACATGATAGCGGGAAGGTTCTTTCAGGGGCATGAGCAACCATGGGTTACCGGAGAAATTGTGATCAATAAACGGGCAGCAGAAGCGTTGGGATATCAGTCTCCGGAGGAGGCACTGTATCAGCATCTGGCGTGCCCTGTTTTTGGTGACGCCGATCTGAGGATTATTGGTGTGACTGACGATTACCACCACCAGGCTTTGCAGTCTTCCATTGAGCCGGTGATCTATGTGCTCTCCAACTGGAGCAACTATTATCTGGTAAAACTGAACCTTGAGGAAACTGTTGATAAAAAAACGGCTGCGCTCGCACCAGTCCTGTCCAGCCTGGAGTCGTCCTGGAAGGAAGCGTTTCCCGAGAGCACCTTCGACTACTCGTTTCTGGATGAACAGTTCAACCAACAATACAAGACCGACCAGCAATTCGGTGCATTGTTTACTCTTTTTTCTGCCTTTGCGATCTTCATCGGTTGCATGGGCTTGTTTGGCCTGGCTTCCTACACGCTTTATCAAAAGACCAAAGAGATTGGCATTCGCAAAGTGTTGGGTGCCAGATACGGCGACATCATGGTGCTGGTGTCAAAGGAATTTCTAGTGCTGGTTCTTATGGGGAATGTGGTGGCCATTCCTGCGGGCTGGTGGCTGGTAAGTAACTGGCTGGAGGGATATGCCTACAGAATTGAGATTGGCTGGTGGTTCGTTGCCATCCCGGTAGTAAGCCTGCTGGTGCTGACCTTTTTGACTATCCTGTTTCAGGTATTGAAGGCAGTGAGGCTGAATCCGGTAGAAAGTCTTCGCAATGAGTAGCATTTAAGTTAACTGATCAATCGAGCAACTATGTTTTTTAACTACATCAAAATCGCCTGGAGAAACATCTTGAGAAAGAAGATGTTCGCCTTTATCAATGTGATTGGGCTGGCCGTTGGGATCAGTACCTGCTTTGTCATGCTGCTGATGATCGACTTTGAAAACGGGTTTGACAGAGCGCATGTTGCTGGAGACAGAATCTACCGTATCTATTCCAGTTTCAGCGGTGCATTTACCGGAACTAACCGGGGCACTGTCACGGGGGCTGGGCCTTATATCAGGGATAACTTTACCCAGGTAGAGAAAGTGACTCAATTTTTTGATATGGGAGGCAATAAGGTGACCATCGGTAAACCGGATGCCGAACCAGTGATTTTTAGAGACGGGATCAAAGCAGTTGTCACAGATAGTTCCTTTTTTGATATGTTTTCAGCCTATCAATGGATTGCTGGTGATCCAAAAACATCACTCAATGGAATTAACCAGGTGGTGCTGACAGAAACCGCCTTCAGGAAGTATTTTGGTAACGAAGTAAGTTTTGCTGATCAACTTGGAACAACGATTACCTACCGAGATTCTATTGCGACAACTTTAACAGGTGTTGTGAAGGACATTCCCTTCAGAACCGATTTTAAATTCACTGACTTCATTTCAGTGGCCACGGCAGAAAAATTCATGGTTCGCCTCAACGACTGGAGGGGTACCAACAGCGGACACCAAACTTTTATTCAATTGAAGCCAGGGACTACACCATCAGATATGACTCCCATGTTGGCTGGCCTGCAGGCAAAATACAAGGAGACTCACGCCGAAAACGAGTTTCAAATCGAGTATTTATTGCAGCCATTGAGTGATCTTCACTTTAATCCGGAGCTGGGGATCTTCAACTCGGCAGGAGATGTAGCCAATAAATCGACATTAAAGATATTCGCTCTGGTGGCCTTGCTTATCCTCAGCATTGCAGCGATCAACTACATCAACCTGGAAACTGCTCAGGCCACCCGCAGAGCGAAGGAGATAGGTATAAGGAAGGTGCTGGGAAGCTCGAGGGCCAATCTGGTGTTGCAGTTTCTCTCAGAGAGTTTGTTGCTTCCGCTGGTGGCTGCGGCTCTGGCGCTGCCTCTCAGCCAGTTTGCGTTACTGTTTTTTGACGATTTTGTGTCGCCAGACATGTCGCTCAATCTCACTGATCCGGCGACAATTGGCTACCTGGCTGGCTTAGTGCTGGCGGTGGGATTGGCGGCTGGGGTTTATCCTGCCTTTGTCCTGAGTAAATTTTTACCAGTAAAAGCCCTGAAAAGTCAGATTTACACAGAAAAAGGGAAGAGTATTTCGGTGATACTGCGAAAAACACTGACCATCTTTCAATTTACATTCTCTCAGATTTTGATAGCGTGCTGCCTGCTGATGATCTGGCAGATTAACTTTCTGTCAGACAAGGAGTTGGGCTTTAAAAAGGACGAAATCGTGGTAGTGAGCACCCCATGGAGAGAATCCGAGACGAAAAAAGAACGGCTGCTGAATGAATTGTCTTCACTTCCTGAAATATCCGCCATTTCTGTACACGACGACCCTCCTTCGAGCGATGGCTGGAGTTCCGATATATTTAAATCCTACAACAAAGAGGGCAATGAACTGATCCACGATGTGCACATGAAACGTGGACGGGTAGATTATCTGTCTTTTTATGAAATAGAAATGATTGCAGGGCGACTGTACTTACCCAATGACTCACTGAAGGAAGTGGTCATCAATGAAAAGTTTGCCGGCGACATGGGCTTTCAAACTCCACAAGATGCTGTTAATCGGCAGGTCAGTCGGGGCGACAAAAAGTACACCATTGTGGGTGTTGTTAAAAACTTTCACAACCGGTCGCTGCATAGCGAGATTGACCCGATGGTGATCGTTTACAAAGAAGACGGTGGTGACATAGCACTAAAGTTGGATGCCGGTGGCCTGGCGGAAGCGGATGCTGTAGTCGATAAAATAAAAGCTGTGTGGGAAGGTGTGTATCCCGATCACCCCATTCGGTACCAGTTCCTCGACGAGCTGGTGAATAATTTCTATGAATCAGAAAGGCGTACGGTGAAGCTCGCTTCTACGGCCACCATCATCGCCATCATTATTTCTTGCCTTGGTTTATTTGGTCTGGTTTCTTTTAGCACCATTCAGCGCACCAAGGAGATAGGGATCAGGAAAGTGCTGGGAGCCTCAGTTGGAAGTATTGTGAAACTGATGTCCAGAGACTTTCTCACCCTGGTGGTGATCGCTTCGTTGGTGGCGGCTCCTGTTGCCTATTGGTTGGGAATGAAATGGCTGGAAGATTTTGCTTATAGTATTGAACCTGGCGTGCTTTTGTTCTTGCTAACAGGAGTTGTAGCACTGCTAATTGCCTTTGCCACTGTTGCTCAGCAGGCTTTCAAAGCTGCCACTGAAAACCCGGT contains:
- a CDS encoding FtsX-like permease family protein; this translates as MFFNYIKIAWRNILRKKMFAFINVIGLAVGISTCFVMLLMIDFENGFDRAHVAGDRIYRIYSSFSGAFTGTNRGTVTGAGPYIRDNFTQVEKVTQFFDMGGNKVTIGKPDAEPVIFRDGIKAVVTDSSFFDMFSAYQWIAGDPKTSLNGINQVVLTETAFRKYFGNEVSFADQLGTTITYRDSIATTLTGVVKDIPFRTDFKFTDFISVATAEKFMVRLNDWRGTNSGHQTFIQLKPGTTPSDMTPMLAGLQAKYKETHAENEFQIEYLLQPLSDLHFNPELGIFNSAGDVANKSTLKIFALVALLILSIAAINYINLETAQATRRAKEIGIRKVLGSSRANLVLQFLSESLLLPLVAAALALPLSQFALLFFDDFVSPDMSLNLTDPATIGYLAGLVLAVGLAAGVYPAFVLSKFLPVKALKSQIYTEKGKSISVILRKTLTIFQFTFSQILIACCLLMIWQINFLSDKELGFKKDEIVVVSTPWRESETKKERLLNELSSLPEISAISVHDDPPSSDGWSSDIFKSYNKEGNELIHDVHMKRGRVDYLSFYEIEMIAGRLYLPNDSLKEVVINEKFAGDMGFQTPQDAVNRQVSRGDKKYTIVGVVKNFHNRSLHSEIDPMVIVYKEDGGDIALKLDAGGLAEADAVVDKIKAVWEGVYPDHPIRYQFLDELVNNFYESERRTVKLASTATIIAIIISCLGLFGLVSFSTIQRTKEIGIRKVLGASVGSIVKLMSRDFLTLVVIASLVAAPVAYWLGMKWLEDFAYSIEPGVLLFLLTGVVALLIAFATVAQQAFKAATENPVNALRNE
- a CDS encoding ABC transporter permease — its product is MLKNYLILAFRHLKRKKGFAFINIAGMGVSLTVVLVILQYVVQETSYDSFHEKLDRTYRVVGTMTQAGKEAAANPGSHAPLSVAVAAQVPEIETYVRFDRIDYTNVSLTNKSEATPRQVFQGNFYIVDSTFFEVLSFELVSGDERSALTKPENMVITESVAKKLFGNQDPMGREIEMGNNWGKYPFLVSGVMKDPPFNSQISPQVLIPLTFYDKINVKINDWENSYLGTYVLLNSPQSIDRVTSAYNSIYQEHRPESQKNQGVNYEYSLQPMADVYLHSSFEFESAKTGNYTYVVFISIVGALVLIISWVNYVNLATAQSVERAREVGIRKVFGSLKRQLISQFLFESMLINAVSIVLALTLAQTMLGRIGNWTGIEIHSTLIAEPMFWVWVVLFWLTVSFFAGFYPAFILSGYRPARVLGGRFSTDSRGVFLRRSLVIFQFAVSALLIAGTITVYRQIGYMRSQDLGININDVVVLKSPPSALSSVEFNKKVNYFKTELLRNPQFSAMTTASTMPGHKIGWTSTKVRRKGEAEGEGASFSLIACDKDYPAALSINMIAGRFFQGHEQPWVTGEIVINKRAAEALGYQSPEEALYQHLACPVFGDADLRIIGVTDDYHHQALQSSIEPVIYVLSNWSNYYLVKLNLEETVDKKTAALAPVLSSLESSWKEAFPESTFDYSFLDEQFNQQYKTDQQFGALFTLFSAFAIFIGCMGLFGLASYTLYQKTKEIGIRKVLGARYGDIMVLVSKEFLVLVLMGNVVAIPAGWWLVSNWLEGYAYRIEIGWWFVAIPVVSLLVLTFLTILFQVLKAVRLNPVESLRNE